A window of Spirochaetaceae bacterium genomic DNA:
GGCGTGCCAGCGACCGGCTACGACGCCGCGGCGTCCCCGCCAAGCCACTTCTGCGCCGCCGCAGTCCACCAGCAACGCCGCAGCGGCCCGTACTGACGCGGCGCCGGAGTTGGCAGGCGGCATGTCGCGTGCACATGGAGCTGGCGGTGCGCCGATGGGAGCATCGCCGCAGTTCACCCGCGGTGCGCGGCGCGACCCCCGTCGGTCGCCGGTGCGCCGTCCCATTCCGGCGGCGGTCCGGCGTCACGTCTAGCTGCGCGACGGGGGACGCTGCCGCTTCCGCGATCCGCTCACCGGGCGCCGCTCCAACTCCTCCCACCTGCTACAGATCCACCACCTGCTGCCGGTTGCCGAAGGAGGCGGCCCGGAGCCGGAGAATCTCGCTGTCGTGTTTGCCCACCACCGGATGTGCCACGGCGACGGAGCGGCGCCTGCTGCCGAGCCGGGAAGATAGCACGACTTCCACCCCCGTGGCCGCGTTCGGGAATGGCCGCCCGGCAGGCGCTCCTGCAAGCGGTCGTCGATCCCGGCCATGCGACTTCTGCCGCTTTTGGCGTTCGCACCCATTGTGCTCATAGTCTGGAACGTATTGGCCACGGAGGGTAACAGGCCCGATTGTAGGCGATCTGGCCCTTCGCAAGGTGGTCCGGGAGGCGACGACGATTGCCGTCGCTCCCCGGCTCGGATACGATGATCGCATGGCTAAGTCGTTCGAGAATATATACTTGAATGCAGAGCATGCCGGATCGAAACTATCGGTGTGCCTCTCCCAAGATGAGACGGAACAGATATGACCGGCATCAAGCTAGTCACCGGAAAGGTATTCTTCAACCCTGTCGAGGGAGTGACCAAGGGTCGCCGCTGGCATGTCCGCGATCTTGAGCACGAGAACAATGCGATTTGCGGGCACGACAAGAGCACTTATTGCCTGAGTCGGCGCCCTGACGAGACGTTTCGCATCTGCAAGAATTGCATCGAGAGCAGAAAGATCCTCCGGACTCTCAAGCAGATGCGCGCGAACGGTTTGACTTGCGCGGCCGATCTCATCGAGAAGCAGAAATCGCTGCTGTAGTCACCCTTGCACGGGTCCGGCGGGTCCGGGGGGCGCAGAGGCCAATCAAGAAGTGGCCGTGAAACCAAGACGTTGCCGGCAAGCCGGAGTCGAAGATAGGAAGCAGTCATACATCCGCGGGAAGAACCCTTCGTCGGCCGGTTCATGTAGGCGCTTGTCAGCACGGCGACGGCTTCGTCGATGTGGCCGAGGAATGGTTCGGCGACCAGAGTGCGACCTCCACGATGGGCTGCGGGGCGGTGACGGAAGCGGTCGAAATGAACGACGGCGGCTTCGGATGGCGACGGGTCCCAAGCTGTGACTGGCCCTACGCTATTGTCGCCAGCCTCGACGGCGACGGGTCGTCGGACTTCGCGGGGTTCAAATACTCGATGTATCGCACGTATCTCGGGCAGATAAGTGCGCCGGACAGCCTTTCTCGGGCCTCCCGGTCCCCGCCAACAGTTGCTCAAGCAGGCGGTTCGTCTTGCACTGCTCCCGTATCAGCACATCAAGTCGCTCGCACACCATTTCAGTTTGGAGGTTAACTGCGCCGGGGATGCCTACGGATCGCGGAATCTTCACGTCGCGAGTATCGGCCTCTCCGGCAGAGGCGCGCAAGGCCCCGCAATTGCTTGTTCTGGGGCGGAATGCTCAACTTCCGTTACAGGGCGTCGAACACCACCATTCCGTGGCCGTCGAGCAGGGTCACGGTCACTTGCGCGTAGCCGTCGTGGTAGGCGACCGGCAGGTCGACGCCGTGCGGTTCCAGGTGCGCGCGTCGCGGCGCCGCCGGCAGCTTCACGGCCAGCGGCTGGTCGACCAGCGGGATGGCGTCCTCGACGATGTCCAGGCCGCTCGACCGCCCCGTGCGGTGGTCGAACGCGTCGGTGCGCCGCTCGCGCGCGAAGCACAGCAGGTGCACCACGGTCCGCGGCCCGGAGCGCACCACGGTGGTCTCCAGCAGCGAGGGGGCATCGGTGGCACGCACCAGCGGCTCCGGCAGCAGCAGGTCGATGCAGTTGCCGAGCAGGCGGCGGTGCGCCGGCACGGCGTGGCGACCGTACAGGCCTAGAATCGGCAGCGCGAAGGTGATCACGTTGCCGCTGCACACCACCGCCGACCACGGCGACAGCTCCGCCGGCGGCGTGTAGGAGTGGCCGGAGAAGCGCGCGAAGTGGCGCTCGAAGTAGGGCTCCACCACTCCGACCAGCGACTCGGCGCTGGCCGCCGGCTCGATCCGCATGCCCGGCTCGTAGGCGACGTGGTCGTAGTCGGGGATGCCATCCGCCACGGCCGGCGCCATGCGCAGGAAGGTGTGCGAATAGGGGCTCGGCCCGGCGGCGGACACGCCCTGCTCCGCCAGCACCGGCTCGCCCTGCGCGGTGAATCCGGCCTGTCCTGACAAGATCAGGCCGCCCCCCGCGGCCACGTACGCGCGCAGCCTGGCCAGCAGCGCCTCGTCCACGGGGGTGGTCTCCGCCACCAGCACCACCTCATAGTCGTCCAGGCGGGCGCCGGGGCCGACCACGTCGAACTGCTGATGCAACTGCTGCAGCGCGCGCGTGGCGCCCAGACCGGCGGCGCCGGGGTTGTCGCCCAACTCGGTATCGACCACCAGCGCGATCTGACTCTGCAGCACGCCGCCGGCAACGAACGGCTCGCACGCCTCGACGTGCGCGTACACGCCGCCGATCAGTTCGTACACCGCCGGCTGCGGGACGCCGCGCGGATGCAGCAGGTCGCCGACCCCGCCGGTCATGCCCTGGCTGAGCGCCTGGCAGCACTCGTACTTGAGCGCCGCCGCCGGCTTGAGGCCGGCGTTGTCGCCCCAGCTCTTGAAGAAGCGCCCGGTGTGGGTCAGCGTCGGCAGGCCGAGCGGGCGCACGTAGCGGGCCACGTAGGGGAAGTAGGCGTAGCCCCAGCCGCCGGTCGGCAGCGCCTCGATCTCCACTCGCCGCAGGTACTTTTTCTCCACGTGCAGGTTCGTCTTGGGCCGCGAGTTGTACCAGATGCCGAAGTGGTCGGCGCCCGTTCCCGCCCGCTCCACCATGGCCGAAAACCGCTCCATATAGGCCAGCGCCACCTCGCGCGCGTAGCGGTCGCGGTGCTCGGCGCTGCGCGGGTCCAGGTTGCGCTTCGTCATCCCGGCCACCGCCCAGCGCGATACGCTCGGCTGATCCCAGCACATGTCCAGGAAGATGCCGTCCACCGGCGAGTACAGGGCCAGTACCTCCTCGATCTGCTCGGCGAGGTAGTCCTGGTAGGGGCTGGACATGTCCAGTACCTGCCAGCCGGCGTGCAGGGCCTGATCCTGGTC
This region includes:
- a CDS encoding alpha-L-fucosidase, producing MPEFSFPLRTIHLDFHTGPEVPGVGADFDGQQFARTFKEAHVDSVTVFGTCHHGHAYYHTEHPCRHPNLAPGLDLTGSQIEALHRAGIRAPIYISGQINEYAANTHPEWLAVQPDGRHAKLMPRDFSPDQDQALHAGWQVLDMSSPYQDYLAEQIEEVLALYSPVDGIFLDMCWDQPSVSRWAVAGMTKRNLDPRSAEHRDRYAREVALAYMERFSAMVERAGTGADHFGIWYNSRPKTNLHVEKKYLRRVEIEALPTGGWGYAYFPYVARYVRPLGLPTLTHTGRFFKSWGDNAGLKPAAALKYECCQALSQGMTGGVGDLLHPRGVPQPAVYELIGGVYAHVEACEPFVAGGVLQSQIALVVDTELGDNPGAAGLGATRALQQLHQQFDVVGPGARLDDYEVVLVAETTPVDEALLARLRAYVAAGGGLILSGQAGFTAQGEPVLAEQGVSAAGPSPYSHTFLRMAPAVADGIPDYDHVAYEPGMRIEPAASAESLVGVVEPYFERHFARFSGHSYTPPAELSPWSAVVCSGNVITFALPILGLYGRHAVPAHRRLLGNCIDLLLPEPLVRATDAPSLLETTVVRSGPRTVVHLLCFARERRTDAFDHRTGRSSGLDIVEDAIPLVDQPLAVKLPAAPRRAHLEPHGVDLPVAYHDGYAQVTVTLLDGHGMVVFDAL